From Solanum lycopersicum chromosome 4, SLM_r2.1:
AAATTAGTAGTAATTACTATTCCTTTTACCTGAATGAATAGTTCAATAGGTGGCTTAAATATTGATATAGCTTGGGTGATTGTAAAATTCGTCACTTTAGAAAGATTAACATATCTTACAAGTGGATTCAAGctaataattttaaccaattTGTGGTTGTTAGATCTCGATTTGTGCTCCCTTTTTGACTAGTTTAAAGAATTTGTAGTTAggttcttttgttttgtttgtccATTAGTGAATTAGATATCAATGACATGATCATGagaaagtgatttttttaatgaaaagattCGTTTGATAATTCCTATCAAATTTTGTTTATGATCGTCTTGGATGCATGTCAGTATTCTCTAGTCAAAGAGTTTAcatgagaaaattaagtgaAAGGTGTCTAATAATTCTCGTTTTTCTTTTTGGTGACAGATTGATCAAGAGCCGATCAAATCttctttaaaatgtaattaactaattatgggattaaattaacattttcaaaactttcaaattttttataaaatacaaaaaaacacacttttataatttaaatcaaatcatttaaaaagaaaaatcttttcatattcCCTCCTCTCttatctctcttcttttcttctttttcttccttaGAAATTCGACAATCCGTCGTTACTCTCCCTCTGCAATCGTTACTCTTCCTCTCTAGTCCTCTATTactctctcatctttctgaTCTTTAATTGTGTTCGACTAGAAATGGGTAAgctattttttgaaataatttataattttcgaAATTTTTTACTTGgattaataaacaataaaatgttCTCTAGGTGTAAAAACTGAATAATCGACTTAATGGtttgtattatttatactttttgaaagaaaatcagccaactcaaaaaattcttattttgagGAAATGCATCtttaatgttattattcagtGCAAAGTCGTTTTTTGTTGCTGTTGCTATTGCTGTTCTTTTTTTGGCCAATTTGTTGATATGATTTTAACGTATGTTGCCACATTTTAGTGATATGTTTGTCATCTATTGTCACATATGATTCAAATGTTGCAATAATCGGTACAGATGTGTCAACATATGATGCATCTGTCactacacaatatatatatgttgcgCAAAAGCAGGTACATATATGGCAACATAATGTAAATTTATCGAAACATACTATCCATCGGTTGTAACATACtgctaatattattttataataaattgtaaGTTGATATGTTTGTCATCTGCTACCACATAAGATTCAATTGTTGCAATAATCTGTATAGATGTATCAACATATGATGCATctgttgctacataagatggataTGTTGTGCAACAACAGGTAAATATGTGGCTACATATATGTTAATTTATCGCAACAGACTATCCATCGGTTGCAACATACtggtattattattttataatgaatcgtaaaatctcaatatttttttatttaccttgTAGATGAAATGATACAACAAGCTTCATACATGTCcacaattcaatattttaacatgaaATGCTCTTTTTGTCTTTGCGAAGAATGTGAGCAACAACATGATTATTTTGTTAGTCATGTTAAAAAAACTCACTGATAATTTGAAGGAAATATCTCATAACACTGATGTGCAAAGATCCAAGAAGACCTCACATCCTTTGAAATGTAAAAGgttgaaaaaatctatttctcaaACACTTTCTATGATTattgagaagaaagaaaaggagaagaaggcaaaggaggagaaggagaaggaaaaggagaagaaggcaaaggagGAGAATGAGAAGAGGGcaaagaaggagaaggagagggagaagaacgaaaatgaagagaaggagaaagagaagaaggaaaaacaggagaaggagaaggagaagaagaagaagtcaaAGGATATGGAgatggagaaggagaaggagaagcagaaagaaaaagtgaaagcgaaaaagaaagggaagaaagtcAAAGTTGTCAGTTGTGATGTGCAACAACAATATCCATTTGAAGGTTTTAACATTGACGGCGAGGGTCAAACTGAACTAATGTCATCCTTCTCGCAATGGATAAAAGAAGGTCTTTACAAGCATCATGCAGAAAAGTAAGTAAAGTAAAGCAAATAAAGTCATTCAACTATTATTAGAATTTATTGTTGTTGTCCAATATATAATGACTTATAACGATTACACAATTGTAGAGGAAACAAGGAGGGTCACTACATAGCCAATTGCTCAAAACTTGAATTTGAGGAACTTGATTTAGTAGTTACATTTCCAATGAATAATGACTGATTCTTCGTAATATCTCAGCCCAATAGGTCAGCTCAGTTTTATATGTAATGTttagtacatgaatatatacaattaaattgatACACTTGTTTCATGCATGTGTGTAGTCTGTGGATGTCATATTTTACTATTTGCATAAGAAGTCGAAGCAAAAGATTCAGTATGAATATCAATATACCACCACTAGTTGTTCTTTTAAAAACATACATTGAAAATTCTAGTGAATATGAGGACAAAATTATTGACATAGTGAAAGGGTATGCTATACCTTCTGGAATGTCTTGGCACTTGACGGATGATGTTCATGTCCCTGCAAATAGTAATTGGGAATTCCATTTGGTCTTGGTAGTCGTTGCATTGAATGAACGGTATATAAAAGTGTATGATTTCATGTCTTCAAATAGATCTAATATAAAACTATCCCCCGAGATTCAAAAGATGGCTACAATGTTGCCAAAGTACCTTAAGTTTAGTGGATTTTTTGAGCAATGGGTGAACCAACTTGTAAGTTCTTAAATGCTACCAAGGAAAGTACAAATCTTACCCATTTGAAGTCAGTCATGTTACTGGTATTGTCCAACAAGAAATCAGTAGTCTGTAAgtatcacaatattattttgtcataCGAGTATTGAAATgtgatgttattatattttctatttgatGATATAACATGCAAAGATTGTGGGATTTTTGTTGTTGCATACACTGAGTATTTGAGTGATGGATTACAAGTACCATCATGTGAAATTAATGCTGACACCTTTCACTTGAGATATTCTTCACTCCCATGGAATTATGGGATTGTAAAGGCTCGAAATGGTTACGTTAGTAATAATGAAGACACAGGGATGCGtagaaccaaaaaaaataaaatctaagaTCAATGAATATATTGAGTTTACAACCATTGATTAGATAGGTTGTGTTATGTATATCATATCATTGTGAATTACCTTTTTGTTGATAAGTTGTATAAAACAATTGTTCAAGTGttcttaaaatgttattttggTAGTAATAAACACGACGaaattatatgttgcaacaattCGTATAAACGTAGAAACTGATAGTATAGATGTAGCAACAGATACCATATATGTAGCAACAAGTAGTATATATATCGCGACTGATAGTATATCTATAGCAACAGATAGTATATATGTAGCAACAGTTCGTATATATGTAGCAACAGATAGTATATATGTAGCAACAGATAGTATATATGTAGCAACAGATAgtatatatgtagcaacatatgtccACGGTTTGAATTGTCaagattaaaaaacaaaaatgaacgactttattttcattttccctctctCTTCTCTCCTCTGTTCTATAAATGTCATTTTGTATTCCAcaagattaatttatttatactaaTTTCTCTTCTATATATGTAGTTTCTGTAGTAATAAACacgaaaaaattatatgttgcaacaattagtatatatgtagcaacaaatattatatatgtagcaacatatgtcacagtttgaattgtcaaaattaaaaaaaattgaccagttttaattttaattttccctCTCtactctctcctctctcctctctcttctaTAAATGTCGATTCGTATTCCTGAACATTTATTTAGTTCTTCTCTACTGGCAACTTCTCCTTGTTCTCTTCCATTCTCTTAGTCCTCCTTCACAGATCATCTTCTACAGCAAGGCGGTGTTGTCCTCATAATTTCTACTTTATCATTGATATATATCTTCTCAGGTAAGGTAAcatttaattagggtttaatATGCATGTGCTTATCTTCTTATTGCCCTGTTTTGACTTGTGGTTGTCGCTCATGAATGTGTggctttcaaatattttattttttttgttgcagATACAAATATAATGGCTCCTGTCAAAAGAAAACTTGATATTGATACATCTGACCAAACAAAGATCCAGAAGAAGGCTAGGTCTAAAATTCATAGGAAGAGGAACAAAAATACTACACTTTTAGAAAAACTTGCAACTGAAGCAGTTTCTTATTCTCAAGAAGAAGTagaattttgtcaaaaaaaaattgaacaaagaCAAGTAGTGGAGGAAGAAGATGGAAaacaagaagttgaggaacaaggaaaaataaatgaagttcaggaagaaggggaaaataaagaagtagttGTTGTGGCacaacaagaaaaacaaatgaagttcatgaagaagaacaagaacttCATGAAGATTTCAATGCTAGTGCTGATGATGggattaaaatcatcaattcataaaCTTTCC
This genomic window contains:
- the LOC138347967 gene encoding uncharacterized protein, yielding MLKKLTDNLKEISHNTDVQRSKKTSHPLKCKRLKKSISQTLSMIIEKKEKEKKAKEEKEKEKEKKAKEENEKRAKKEKEREKNENEEKEKEKKEKQEKEKEKKKKSKDMEMEKEKEKQKEKVKAKKKGKKVKVVSCDVQQQYPFEGFNIDGEGQTELMSSFSQWIKEGLYKHHAENEYEDKIIDIVKGYAIPSGMSWHLTDDVHVPANSNWEFHLVLVVVALNERYIKVYDFMSSNRSNIKLSPEIQKMATMLPKYLKFSGFFEQWVNQLSSFTDHLLQQGGVVLIISTLSLIYIFSDTNIMAPVKRKLDIDTSDQTKIQKKARSKIHRKRNKNTTLLEKLATEAVSYSQEEVEFCQKKIEQRQVVEEEDGKQEVEEQGKINEVQEEGENKEVVVVAQQEKQMKFMKKNKNFMKISMLGNPGKTFRQIQGYPQEKSIGRFFQK